A genomic window from Elaeis guineensis isolate ETL-2024a chromosome 3, EG11, whole genome shotgun sequence includes:
- the LOC105040791 gene encoding uncharacterized protein isoform X2, translated as MKCPSVACLWPASPPPHRITAAAAVPDPPALYTGGFDGSIVWWNLAAPHDIWPMAMLCGHAAPIADLVTCTPADSEQPSPNRVPALFSACADGVLCVWSVGSGRCRRRRRLPPWAGTPSLLSPLPSSPRYICIVCSSSDSAAGHHPNVTAGDGEAPPRRAPKCAVVIVDSCTLNVLQTVFHGSLSIGPVKSMTVVLVEEDGAKNKQDVILVDGNGRTQFLAVPEADHDGQGANFPRGSSSPDVAAAVSGEISGEEVQAVAFSDDRKLLALVYGNHCVFKCLADGVTVGEISLLGSSLCNEDPSTKAQLIGGMFLEDNNGVCESEIKNLAEVSVRMFALWNTNGAAIAYRISGSGDMFDFEALCQIPDMTCILDGKASVRFCQLNHCLVRVESICFVVSKSLIWRPYITKWPVEKIESRLDNNLGKPYPSNLVGEGGFPGDLTGTGSSCCQNEAKDRAKKSSQQSCIEGSNNSNGLCSEPESNGLGLSERIVSSSMVLSEDFYSPYAVVYGFYSGEIEVLRFTNLSPEVNSDATSVKSQIYPYISERFFSGHAGAVLCLAAHRMVACSEGQCFRQALISGSMDSTVRIWDMDTGSLLSIMHHHIAPVRQIILPPPWTNRPWNNCFLSVGEDHCVALVSLETLRVERMFPGHPSYPSMVAWDTTKGYIACLCRNLQSSSDAVSVLYLWDVKSGARERIIRGTASHSMFDHFCRGINKNSLTGSILGGITSASSLLLPVFKDGSQSRVTKGERGLSAVLADDKSQRSTGSLELNNSLAQSSRVKVPLLGAVRDTTHELAGSSFAKPASSQCAPQKIKHPVKCYCPFPGIASLKFDLSSLMSLHLVHSSDKQVNTLLSDLEIKELASQHGSLSDNSDVQASESHPIKESIEGSLLRFSLCFLHLWDVDHEVDKLLVNEMNVCKPEGCYIASGVLGDRGSLTLMFPGLRATLELWKASSEFCAMRSLALVSLAQHMISLSHSGTTASSALAAFYTRNFSEKVPDIKPPLLQLLVSFWQDPSEHVRMAARSLFHCAAPRAIPRPLHSQKIISPEAPSSPLDVTEENVLSNTGDMSLSNYTFSDRSSNNLGSADIETSSIVSWMESFETQEWTSWIGGTSQDAMASNIIVAAALVVWYPSIVKDILAKQVVNQLIKLVMSMNDQYSSTAAELLAEGMDGTWKVCLGPEISHLVGDIFFQIECLSGTPNNNVIQNPAVAVTIREALVGTLLPSLAMADVIGFLNVIEGQIWATSSDSSVHLVSLKTLIRIVRGSPKPLAPYLDKVVSYVLQTMDPSNLVMRKVCLHTSMLALREIARVFPMIALNGRATRLAVGDAIGDIHSVTIHVYDVESVTKIKILDASGPPGLPILLEGASNSRISTAITALSFSPDGENVRHTASSIRLPPNNISLSHSSDSMYITDCDLSYFIT; from the exons ATGAAGTGCCCCTCCGTCGCGTGCCTGTGGCCCGCCTCGCCTCCGCCTCACCGGATCACCGCTGCCGCTGCCGTTCCCGATCCCCCCGCCCTCTACACCGGCGGATTCGATGGCTCCATCGTCTGGTGGAACCTCGCCGCCCCCCACGATATCTGGCCGATGGCCATGCTCTGCGGCCACGCGGCGCCCATCGCCGACCTGGTTACCTGCACGCCCGCCGACTCCGAACAACCGAGCCCTAACCGGGTGCCCGCGCTGTTCAGCGCCTGCGCCGACGGCGTGCTCTGCGTCTGGAGCGTCGGTAGCGGGCGttgccgccgccgccggaggctGCCACCGTGGGCGGGGACACCGTCCTTGTTATCGCCGCTCCCTTCATCCCCTCGTTACATTTGTATCGTCTGCAGCTCATCTGATTCCGCCGCCGGCCACCACCCGAACGTTACCGCCGGAGATGGCGAAGCTCCGCCAAGAAGAGCGCCTAAGTGCGCGGTGGTCATCGTGGACTCGTGTACCCTGAACGTACTTCAGACCGTTTTCCACGGGAGCTTGTCGATTGGGCCAGTGAAGTCCATGACAGTGGTCTTAGTAGAGGAGGATGGGGCAAAGAATAAACAAGATGTGATCTTGGTTGATGGGAATGGGAGAACGCAGTTCTTGGCAGTGCCGGAGGCGGATCATGACGGGCAAGGTGCCAATTTTCCGCGTGGAAGCTCCTCGCCTGATGTTGCAGCAGCCGTGTCAGGGGAGATTTCGGGTGAAGAAGTGCAGGCGGTGGCTTTTTCAGATGATAGGAAGCTCTTGGCTCTCGTTTATGGGAATCACTGTGTGTTCAAATGCCTAGCTGATGGTGTTACAGTTGGTGAGATCTCTTTACTGGGTAGTTCACTATGCAATGAAGACCCTTCAACAAAGGCTCAACTCATTGGAGGCATGTTTCTCGAGGACAATAATGGTGTTTGTGAATCAGAAATCAAGAATTTGGCTGAAGTCTCTGTAAGGATGTTTGCTTTGTGGAATACAAATGGTGCGGCAATTGCATACAGGATATCTGGTTCAGGTGATATGTTTGATTTTGAAGCTCTGTGCCAAATCCCAGACATGACTTGCATACTTGATGGGAAAGCATCTGTTCGTTTCTGTCAGTTGAATCACTGTCTTGTTCGTGTTGAGTCAATCTGTTTTGTAGTTAGCAAGTCATTAATTTGGAGACCTTATATCACAAAATGGCCAGTTGAAAAAATTGAATCAAGGTTAGATAATAACTTGGGCAAGCCTTATCCAAGCAATTTGGTTGGTGAAGGTGGTTTTCCAGGTGATCTGACAGGGACAGGGTCCTCCTGTTGCCAGAATGAGGCAAAAGACAGGGCAAAGAAAAGTTCCCAGCAGAGTTGCATTGAAGGCTCCAACAATTCGAATGGTCTATGCAGCGAACCTGAAAGTAATGGTCTTGGGTTGAGCGAACGGATTGTATCATCTTCAATGGTACTCTCTGAAGATTTTTATTCTCCATATGCTGTAGTATATGGTTTCTATAGTGGCGAAATAGAAGTACTAAGATTTACAAATTTGTCTCCTGAAGTGAATTCTGATGCCACTAGTGTTAAGTCTCAAATTTATCCATACATATCTGAACGATTTTTTTCAGGGCATGCAGGTGCTGTTCTGTGCTTGGCAGCACATCGAATGGTTGCATGCTCTGAAGGACAATGTTTTCGTCAAGCATTGATTTCAGGAAGCATGGATAGTACAGTTCGTATTTGGGATATGGATACGGGCAGTCTTCTTTCAATAATGCACCATCACATAGCTCCAGTTAGGCAAATCATATTGCCGCCTCCATGGACCAACCGTCCATGGAACAATTGTTTTCTTTCTGTAGGGGAAGATCACTGTGTGGCCCTTGTATCCCTTGAGACATTGCGTGTTGAAAGAATGTTTCCTGGACATCCTAGTTACCCATCAATGGTTGCATGGGACACCACAAAAGGCTACATAGCTTGTCTATGCCGAAATCTCCAATCATCATCAGATGCAGTTAGCGTTCTTTACCTTTGGGATGTAAAATCTGGTGCTCGAGAACGAATTATTCGGGGAACGGCTTCCCATTCAATGTTCGATCATTTCTGTAGGGGCATCAACAAAAATTCTCTTACTGGCAGCATATTGGGTGGAATTACTTCAGCATCATCATTGCTTCTTCCAGTATTCAAAGATGGTTCTCAATCTCGTGTTACAAAGGGTGAGAGGGGGCTGAGTGCAGTGCTTGCAGATGATAAATCTCAAAGAAGTACTGGTTCCCTTGAGCTGAATAATTCTTTAGCACAGAGCAGCAGGGTAAAGGTACCACTTTTAGGAGCAGTCCGTGACACCACTCATGAGTTGGCTGGAAGCAGTTTTGCAAAGCCAGCTTCATCACAGTGCGCTCCTCAAAAAATAAAACATCCTGTTAAATGTTATTGCCCATTTCCTGGTATTGCAAGTTTGAAGTTTGACCTTTCATCTCTAATGTCTCTGCACTTGGTGCATAGCAGTGATAAACAGGTTAATACTCTCCTTTCTGACCTTGAAATCAAAGAATTGGCTTCTCAACATGGAAGTTTGAGTGATAATTCTGATGTGCAAGCAAGTGAAAGTCATCCTATAAAAGAATCAATCGAAGGATCTCTACTTCGGTTCAGCTTATGTTTTCTACACTTATGGGATGTCGATCATGAAGTAGACAAATTACTAGTGAATGAGATGAATGTCTGCAAGCCAGAAGGGTGTTACATAGCTTCTGGTGTGCTAGGGGATAGAGGTTCCCTAACATTGATGTTTCCTGGCTTGCGTGCTACTCTTGAG CTTTGGAAGGCTTCCTCAGAATTTTGTGCTATGAGATCCCTGGCATTAGTTTCTCTTGCTCAACACATGATCAGCTTATCCCATTCTGGTACAACAGCTAGCAG TGCTTTGGCAGCATTTTATACTCGGAATTTTTCAGAGAAAGTTCCAGATATAAAGCCTCCTTTACTCCAG CTCTTAGTGAGTTTTTGGCAAGATCCTAGCGAGCATGTACGCATGGCTGCACGCTCTTTATTCCATTGTGCAGCCCCACGTGCCATTCCACGTCCTCTTCACAGTCAGAAAATCATATCTCCTGAAGCTCCTTCAAGTCCTTTAGATGTTACAGAGGAGAATGTTCTTTCAAATACAGGTGATATGTCTTTAAGTAACTACACATTCTCTGATAGGTCCAGTAACAACCTTGGCAGTGCTGATATTGAAACATCCAGCATAGTTTCCTGGATGGAATCATTTGAGACTCAAGAGTGGACTTCATGGATTGGGGGGACAAGCCAAGATGCAATGGCCTCAAATATCATTGTTGCAGCAGCATTAGTGGTTTGGTACCCTAGCATAGTAAAGGATATACTTGCCAAGCAGGTTGTGAACCAACTAATTAAGTTGGTAATGTCCATGAATGACCAATACAGCTCAACTGCAGCAGAGCTTCTAGCAGAGGGTATGGATGGCACATGGAAAGTATGCTTAGGCCCTGAAATTTCTCATCTTGTTGGAGATATTTTTTTCCAGATTGAATGTCTCAGCGGCACACCGAATAATAATGTGATACAAAATCCAGCAGTAGCTGTTACCATTCGGGAGGCTTTGGTTGGGACTCTTCTGCCAAGTTTAGCAATGGCTGATGTTATAGGATTTCTAAATGTAATAGAAGGCCAGATCTGGGCTACTTCCTCCGATTCATCTGTTCATCTTGTATCTCTCAAAACTCTTATCAGAATAGTCCGTGGGTCTCCAAAGCCTTTAGCTCCATATCTTGATAAG GTAGTAAGCTAT